The following are encoded in a window of Halosolutus halophilus genomic DNA:
- a CDS encoding HalOD1 output domain-containing protein → MQTDICKGDDESGTWDEPATAVVMMVADAKDADPLDLDSLYEVVDPDALAGLVSRSEGPVRIEFEYEGYAVTVRSDGHVHIE, encoded by the coding sequence ATGCAAACCGACATCTGCAAGGGGGATGACGAATCGGGAACTTGGGACGAACCTGCAACAGCGGTCGTTATGATGGTCGCGGATGCGAAAGATGCTGATCCGCTCGATCTCGACTCGCTTTACGAGGTCGTCGATCCGGACGCACTTGCCGGGCTGGTCTCCCGCTCTGAAGGACCAGTTCGAATCGAGTTCGAGTACGAGGGATACGCGGTAACCGTACGAAGTGACGGTCACGTTCACATCGAATAA